In Balearica regulorum gibbericeps isolate bBalReg1 chromosome 2, bBalReg1.pri, whole genome shotgun sequence, one DNA window encodes the following:
- the SDC2 gene encoding syndecan-2: MRGVWLALTVSFVACASGQPRADLTSDKDLYLDNSSVEEASGVYPIDDDDYSSGSGSGAEEDEESAVITTSRTLPKLLTTSDASRAETTTVKMQTKVPAQTKSPEEIDKEERPEADAKKKSDEPGDDTDVFTEKHSENLFQRTEVLAAVIAGGVIGFLFAIFLILLLVYRMRKKDEGSYDLGERKPSCAAYQKAPTKEFYA; the protein is encoded by the exons AGAGCAGATTTGACCTCTGATAAAGATTTATACCTTGACAACAGCTCTGTTGAAGAAGCATCAGGCGTCTATCCaattgatgatgatgattattctTCTGGGTCAGGTTCAG GTGCTGAAGAAGATGAGGAAAGTGCAGTGATAACAACATCCAGAACACTTCCAAAGTTACTGACAACGAGTGATGCATCTAGGGCTGAGACCACCACGGTGAAAATGCAGACCAAGGTGCCTGCACAAACAAAG TCACCTGAAGAAATCGATAAAGAGGAAAGGCCCGAGGCGGATGCCAAGAAAAAGAGTGATGAGCCAGGGGACGACACTGACGTGTTCACCGAGAAGCATTCAGAAAACCTCTTCCAGAGAACAGAAGTTCTGGCAG CTGTTATTGCTGGCGGAGTTATcggttttctttttgcaatcTTCCTTATCCTGCTGCTGGTATATCGCATGAGAAAGAAGGATGAAGGCAGTTACGACCTTGGTGAACGTAAACCATCCTGTGCTGCCTATCAAAAGGCACCTACTAAGGAGTTTTATGCATAA